Proteins found in one Bacillus marinisedimentorum genomic segment:
- a CDS encoding acyl-CoA dehydrogenase family protein: MHLRLTDEQRMVQQTIRKFVEKELMPLENDVLKNEREGKPSLPPGKMRDLQLKAKEAGFWGINTPEEYGGANLGQMMMALVFMEVSKTFVPFQFGGSADIILYYANEEQKQKYLIPTIEGEKKSCFAITEPNAGSDTRNIKMTAVKDGNEWVLNGEKTFITGGNEADFVMVIAITDKERHQQTNGREGVTCFIADRDMGWKSEYIHTMGEWGPAGLVFDHVRIPEENILGELHKGYNLGLEWIGFARWIVGARAVGAAERLLQMAIDYSKERSTFGRPIADRQAIQWMIADSAVEIEAAKWLVLNAAFTLDQKEDNRHVASMAKLYGANMGNRVIDRVLQIHGGMGYTKELPIERWYREARLWRIYDGTDEIQRMIISRNLLKGHVKVGGQL; the protein is encoded by the coding sequence ATGCATTTACGGTTGACAGATGAGCAGCGCATGGTGCAGCAGACGATCCGCAAGTTTGTTGAGAAAGAATTGATGCCCCTTGAAAATGATGTCCTGAAAAATGAACGGGAAGGCAAGCCGAGCCTGCCGCCCGGGAAGATGAGGGACCTCCAGCTGAAAGCGAAGGAAGCTGGTTTCTGGGGCATCAATACGCCGGAGGAATATGGCGGGGCCAACCTCGGACAGATGATGATGGCCCTCGTCTTTATGGAAGTATCTAAAACATTTGTGCCGTTCCAGTTCGGCGGATCTGCCGATATCATTCTTTATTATGCGAATGAGGAACAGAAGCAGAAGTATTTGATTCCGACAATTGAGGGCGAGAAAAAGTCGTGTTTCGCCATCACCGAACCGAATGCAGGGTCCGATACCCGCAATATTAAGATGACCGCTGTCAAAGACGGCAATGAGTGGGTGTTAAACGGGGAGAAAACATTCATCACTGGCGGAAATGAAGCTGATTTCGTCATGGTCATCGCCATCACAGACAAGGAAAGACACCAGCAGACAAACGGCCGCGAAGGGGTAACCTGCTTCATTGCTGATCGTGACATGGGCTGGAAATCGGAATATATCCATACTATGGGGGAATGGGGGCCGGCCGGGCTTGTTTTTGACCATGTCCGCATTCCGGAAGAAAACATCCTCGGGGAACTGCATAAAGGCTACAACCTGGGACTTGAATGGATCGGATTCGCCCGCTGGATTGTCGGCGCCAGGGCAGTCGGTGCAGCTGAACGCCTGCTGCAGATGGCGATTGATTATTCAAAAGAGCGTTCCACATTCGGCAGGCCGATAGCGGACAGGCAGGCGATCCAGTGGATGATCGCTGATTCTGCTGTTGAAATTGAAGCAGCCAAATGGCTTGTCCTGAATGCAGCTTTCACGCTTGACCAGAAAGAAGATAACCGCCATGTCGCTTCGATGGCCAAACTGTACGGCGCAAACATGGGGAACCGTGTGATCGACAGGGTCCTCCAGATCCACGGCGGTATGGGCTATACGAAAGAGCTCCCAATTGAACGCTGGTACCGTGAAGCAAGGTTGTGGAGAATTTATGACGGCACAGATGAAATCCAGCGTATGATCATTTCACGCAATTTGCTGAAAGGCCACGTCAAAGTCGGCGGTCAGCTTTAA
- the fabG gene encoding 3-oxoacyl-ACP reductase FabG: MTGRFDGRTAIITGGSRGIGKGIAERLAEEGAKVAIIDVNAGALNETASEFKGKGYEVLAKEASVTDGGQMEEAAKEVYEKFGSIDILVNNAGVIRDNMLFKMTDEDWQTVMDVHLKGSFNSARAVQKYMVDNKYGRIINISSTSALGNRGQANYAAAKAGLQGFTKTLAIELGKFGITANSVAPGFIETDMTKETARRIGIEFEELIKASVAGIPAGRSGKPADIANAVAFFADEKSSFVNGQVLYVAGGPKN, from the coding sequence ATGACAGGAAGATTTGACGGAAGAACAGCCATTATAACAGGCGGAAGCCGCGGAATCGGAAAAGGAATCGCCGAACGGCTTGCGGAAGAAGGCGCAAAGGTTGCGATCATCGATGTCAATGCCGGGGCGTTAAATGAAACCGCTTCCGAATTTAAAGGGAAAGGGTACGAAGTGCTGGCAAAGGAAGCCAGTGTGACGGATGGAGGACAGATGGAGGAAGCGGCCAAAGAAGTATATGAAAAGTTCGGGTCGATCGATATCCTTGTTAACAACGCCGGCGTCATCCGCGACAACATGCTGTTTAAAATGACCGATGAGGACTGGCAGACTGTCATGGATGTTCATCTGAAGGGCTCCTTCAACTCGGCCCGGGCCGTCCAGAAATACATGGTTGATAACAAGTACGGACGCATCATTAATATCTCGTCAACCTCTGCCCTTGGAAACCGGGGCCAGGCCAACTATGCAGCGGCCAAAGCAGGGCTGCAGGGCTTTACAAAAACGCTCGCGATAGAGCTCGGAAAGTTCGGTATCACAGCAAACTCTGTCGCACCCGGTTTTATTGAAACGGATATGACGAAAGAAACGGCAAGGAGAATCGGCATAGAGTTTGAGGAGCTGATCAAGGCCAGTGTCGCCGGCATCCCCGCCGGACGCAGCGGCAAGCCAGCTGATATCGCCAATGCGGTCGCCTTTTTTGCCGATGAAAAATCGTCCTTTGTTAACGGCCAGGTTCTGTATGTAGCAGGCGGTCCCAAGAATTAA
- a CDS encoding iron-containing alcohol dehydrogenase: protein MQTTTLSQFMLRSGIYSGSNSRAMVPDLFSGLGARRVVLFSDRGLEKAGVVEKVAGIFNLTQHGSGPELAGIYLDINQDAESKCVNAAAKYAREVGADALLAVGGGSVLDTVKGVKYALFHGLADIKEAIPGGFKFESFPDAQYMEIPHIAIPTTAGTGSEVSPIAVIFNEDIQMKTNIISPFIGADMAILDPELSVGLPPRITAFTGFDALTHAIEAFASPNATALTDAHALQAIRLIEKRLPEAVADGKNLEARMDMLQASLMGITAFSFALNAIPVHNFAHAYGALFRIPHGLANAVFLPVVMESVPDLYLPKVFELAQALRVDVQGDDARGALMKVVDKIRLLQQKVGLPADFAEFNISADALEHTVAAVSKDPAAVSFPMPKELIAAVGQKVVPVAVK from the coding sequence ATGCAAACAACTACATTATCGCAATTTATGCTGCGCTCAGGCATATACAGCGGGTCAAACTCCCGCGCGATGGTCCCTGACCTGTTCAGCGGGCTTGGTGCCAGACGTGTGGTGCTGTTCAGTGACAGGGGCCTCGAAAAAGCTGGCGTTGTCGAAAAGGTCGCCGGTATATTCAATCTCACCCAGCACGGCAGCGGTCCGGAGCTTGCCGGAATTTATCTTGATATTAATCAGGATGCGGAAAGCAAGTGTGTGAATGCGGCGGCGAAATATGCAAGGGAAGTAGGAGCGGATGCACTATTGGCGGTAGGCGGCGGCAGTGTCCTCGACACGGTCAAAGGGGTGAAATATGCACTGTTTCACGGACTTGCTGATATTAAGGAAGCCATTCCGGGAGGATTCAAGTTCGAGTCTTTTCCCGATGCGCAGTATATGGAGATTCCGCATATCGCGATACCGACGACAGCTGGGACAGGGTCGGAAGTTTCACCGATTGCCGTTATCTTTAACGAAGATATCCAGATGAAGACAAACATCATCAGCCCGTTCATCGGTGCGGACATGGCCATCCTGGATCCGGAATTGTCTGTCGGCCTTCCGCCGCGGATTACCGCTTTTACCGGTTTTGACGCCCTTACACATGCAATTGAAGCTTTTGCTTCACCAAATGCCACAGCATTGACGGATGCCCACGCACTCCAGGCGATCAGGCTGATTGAAAAGCGGCTGCCTGAAGCCGTTGCCGACGGCAAGAATCTTGAAGCGCGCATGGACATGCTGCAGGCAAGCCTGATGGGAATCACAGCATTCAGCTTTGCGTTGAACGCAATCCCTGTGCATAACTTCGCCCATGCGTACGGTGCGCTTTTCCGGATTCCGCACGGGCTTGCAAACGCGGTATTTTTGCCGGTTGTCATGGAGTCTGTTCCAGACTTGTATTTGCCGAAAGTTTTTGAACTGGCACAGGCATTGCGGGTGGATGTCCAGGGTGATGATGCCCGGGGAGCGCTAATGAAAGTGGTCGATAAAATCCGGCTGCTTCAGCAGAAGGTCGGGCTGCCGGCTGATTTTGCAGAATTCAATATTTCCGCTGATGCTCTCGAGCACACTGTTGCCGCTGTTTCAAAAGATCCTGCAGCCGTCTCGTTCCCGATGCCGAAGGAGCTCATTGCAGCTGTCGGCCAGAAGGTTGTCCCGGTTGCAGTAAAATGA
- a CDS encoding long-chain-fatty-acid--CoA ligase, translating to MKLKDLLETNIQEFGEYPFLFFGEKQYTNIQTKMYADKMAAGLRRKGIKNGDRVMVCMPNTPEVIFSYQAITRAGAIIVPVMFMLHPKELHYIARNSGAKAIITSSLVRNNIEAAMEDLTEQPLMITADMPTDERAVNLYDLISETKADPPGEASETEPEDTAVILYTSGTTGNPKGVLLTHKNLFSNAQNSVRHNETERGTTIGVLPLAHVYGLTISNTCFLTGSSIVIFSKFDPKEVFQAIEKHRVKSFSAVPAMIHALLSYPASDHFDTSSLEWVGSGSAPLPVALLHAFEKRFNAKIFEGYGLSEAAPVVTAHKKGIEIKPGSVGIPIPGVQVKIVDGSGDEVPAGEVGELAVRGDNVTPGYFYNEEETRKILRDNWLYTGDMARKDDEGYIYIVDRKKDLIIRGGFNLYPRDVEEILSSHEAVSEAAVVGVPDERMGEEMAACIVKKPGAGVTEEELIEYCRDHLAKNKTPSRIIFLEALPRNGVGKILKTHLRKTAAEAVSNPETAG from the coding sequence GTGAAATTAAAGGATCTGCTGGAAACAAACATACAGGAATTTGGGGAATATCCATTTCTGTTTTTCGGGGAAAAACAGTATACAAACATACAGACAAAGATGTATGCAGATAAAATGGCAGCCGGTCTCCGCAGAAAAGGAATAAAAAACGGAGACCGCGTAATGGTATGCATGCCCAATACACCGGAAGTTATTTTTTCATACCAGGCTATTACAAGGGCGGGAGCGATCATTGTTCCGGTCATGTTCATGCTCCATCCGAAAGAGCTTCATTACATTGCCCGCAACTCGGGGGCGAAAGCGATCATCACTTCGTCGCTGGTCCGTAACAATATTGAAGCTGCAATGGAAGATCTTACTGAGCAGCCGCTTATGATAACAGCGGATATGCCGACCGATGAGCGGGCCGTCAATCTATATGATCTCATATCCGAAACAAAAGCTGATCCACCAGGTGAAGCCTCTGAAACTGAACCTGAAGACACAGCAGTCATCCTCTATACATCAGGCACGACCGGCAACCCAAAAGGCGTGCTGCTGACCCACAAAAATTTATTTTCCAATGCACAAAATTCCGTAAGGCATAACGAAACAGAGCGGGGAACAACCATCGGTGTCCTGCCCCTTGCCCATGTTTATGGACTGACGATCTCAAACACTTGCTTTTTGACCGGAAGTTCGATCGTCATATTTTCAAAATTTGATCCCAAAGAAGTATTTCAGGCAATCGAAAAACACCGCGTTAAGTCATTTTCTGCCGTTCCGGCGATGATTCACGCGTTACTTTCCTACCCCGCCAGCGATCACTTTGATACATCCAGCCTTGAATGGGTAGGATCCGGTTCGGCTCCGCTTCCGGTAGCCCTTTTGCATGCCTTCGAAAAAAGATTCAATGCGAAGATATTTGAAGGCTATGGATTGTCTGAAGCCGCACCTGTTGTGACGGCGCACAAAAAAGGGATTGAAATCAAACCGGGATCGGTCGGCATTCCCATTCCTGGGGTTCAAGTGAAAATTGTGGATGGGAGCGGGGACGAGGTACCGGCCGGCGAGGTCGGGGAACTGGCCGTCCGCGGGGACAATGTCACCCCTGGGTACTTTTATAATGAAGAAGAAACGAGAAAAATCCTGCGGGACAATTGGCTGTACACAGGTGATATGGCCCGCAAGGATGATGAAGGCTATATCTATATTGTCGACCGCAAGAAGGATTTGATTATCCGCGGGGGATTCAACCTGTATCCGCGGGATGTCGAAGAGATCCTGAGCAGCCATGAAGCAGTATCGGAAGCTGCCGTTGTCGGTGTTCCTGATGAACGGATGGGTGAGGAAATGGCCGCCTGTATTGTCAAGAAGCCGGGTGCCGGTGTCACGGAAGAAGAGTTGATCGAGTATTGCCGTGATCATTTAGCCAAAAACAAAACACCTAGCCGGATCATATTTTTGGAAGCGCTTCCGAGAAACGGGGTAGGAAAAATTTTAAAAACCCATTTAAGGAAAACCGCAGCCGAAGCAGTCAGCAATCCGGAAACAGCGGGGTAA
- the fadH gene encoding 2,4-dienoyl-CoA reductase — MEGKTVIVTGGSSGIGRAMAQTFLEKGANVVITGRNAEKLDKAKQELGISDRLGTVQMDVRNPEDVERMVDEAKRQFKQVDYLVNNAAGNFICPAEDLSVNGWNAVIDIVLNGTFYCSRAIGKDWMANNQKGSILNILATYAWTSGPGVIHSASAKAGVLAMTRTLAVEWGSKYGIRVNAIAPGPVNNTGGAERLWASEEAYNRTVNSIPLKRLAEPAEIAGTAAFLLSEDASYINGEILTVDGGQWLNRRSFL; from the coding sequence ATGGAAGGAAAAACAGTCATTGTGACAGGCGGCAGCAGCGGTATCGGCAGGGCGATGGCACAAACCTTCCTGGAAAAAGGGGCAAATGTGGTCATCACCGGAAGGAATGCTGAAAAGTTGGACAAGGCGAAACAGGAACTTGGAATTTCGGACCGGCTCGGGACAGTCCAGATGGACGTAAGGAACCCGGAAGATGTCGAGCGCATGGTGGACGAGGCAAAAAGACAATTTAAGCAAGTCGATTATCTCGTCAATAACGCAGCCGGAAATTTCATTTGCCCCGCAGAGGATCTGTCGGTGAACGGCTGGAATGCGGTGATCGACATCGTGCTAAACGGTACGTTTTACTGCAGCAGGGCGATCGGCAAGGATTGGATGGCGAACAACCAGAAGGGGAGTATCCTCAATATTCTCGCTACATATGCCTGGACATCCGGACCGGGGGTTATCCATTCTGCGAGCGCAAAGGCAGGCGTGCTGGCCATGACACGGACGCTCGCCGTTGAATGGGGCTCAAAGTATGGAATCAGGGTGAATGCCATTGCGCCGGGACCCGTCAATAACACGGGCGGAGCGGAAAGACTGTGGGCTTCAGAAGAGGCATACAACAGGACAGTGAACAGCATACCGCTGAAACGGCTGGCCGAACCGGCAGAAATCGCAGGCACTGCCGCTTTTCTATTATCTGAAGACGCCAGCTATATCAACGGTGAGATCCTGACAGTCGACGGTGGACAGTGGCTGAACCGCAGGTCATTTTTATAG
- a CDS encoding MaoC/PaaZ C-terminal domain-containing protein, whose protein sequence is MSELSKLEVGESLKSVQLEPVTRIDLIKYAGASGDYNPIHTIDEEAKKAGLPGIIAHGMWTMGNLARLFTAHYEEGFIQGYSIRFKGMVFLDDVLTLKAVLKEKDGNKLHFDVAASNQDGKDVIKGEVVYLQY, encoded by the coding sequence ATGAGTGAGCTTTCGAAATTGGAAGTTGGTGAATCGTTAAAGAGTGTTCAGCTCGAACCGGTCACCAGGATTGATTTGATCAAGTATGCAGGAGCATCAGGCGATTACAACCCGATTCATACGATCGATGAAGAAGCGAAGAAAGCAGGTTTGCCGGGAATCATCGCTCACGGCATGTGGACGATGGGAAACCTCGCCAGGCTTTTTACCGCCCATTATGAGGAAGGCTTTATCCAGGGTTACTCAATCCGGTTTAAAGGGATGGTTTTTTTAGATGATGTATTGACACTGAAAGCGGTATTGAAAGAAAAAGACGGAAACAAGCTTCACTTTGATGTGGCTGCTTCCAATCAGGATGGAAAAGACGTCATCAAAGGAGAAGTCGTTTATCTTCAATACTGA
- a CDS encoding aldehyde dehydrogenase family protein, which translates to MTVNVDIKTFPLFINGQWEQASGGETFDVFNPATGELAARVAKGTKDDVNKAVQAARDAFDKTDWKNMKPKDRAKVMYSISYLIAEHAEELAYLESISSGGTIRRISQSDILQMVDLFQTLAKFTESYDYSETLPVPPFPGPAHSFIWKEPIGVCAAITPWNLPMVIATWKIAPALAMGNTVVIKPASYTPLSTLKLAELISKVVPPGVINVVTGSGAEVGEALVEHPQVDKIAFTGSTEVGRRIMGLAAGTVKNTTLELGGKSPNIILEDADLNLTLPGSLFGVFLHSGQLCESGTRLFVPDKLHDQVVEQLTALTGKLKAGNPLDQATDIGPVISRKQKEAILSYIKAGKEEGATLVCGGKEIAVPGCEEGHFIEPTIFTNVTNDMKIAREEIFGPVLSIIRYSEVEEAIEMANDSIYGLAAGVWTKDINKAYEIARKLQAGVVWINDWHMLRSDAPFGGYKQSGIGREMGKHSLDAYTQTKHVHTSMVPELHKRPWYGILFSE; encoded by the coding sequence ATGACCGTAAATGTTGATATTAAAACATTTCCTTTATTCATTAACGGGCAGTGGGAACAGGCTTCAGGCGGAGAAACGTTTGACGTGTTCAATCCGGCAACAGGCGAACTTGCCGCCAGAGTTGCAAAAGGCACAAAAGACGATGTGAACAAGGCCGTCCAGGCGGCAAGGGATGCCTTCGATAAAACAGACTGGAAAAACATGAAACCTAAAGACCGGGCAAAAGTCATGTACAGCATCAGCTACCTCATTGCTGAACATGCCGAGGAACTCGCCTATCTGGAATCGATCAGCTCGGGCGGAACGATCAGGCGCATCAGCCAGAGTGATATTTTGCAAATGGTGGATCTGTTTCAAACACTTGCTAAATTCACTGAAAGCTATGATTACTCAGAAACACTGCCGGTTCCCCCATTTCCGGGTCCTGCCCACAGTTTCATCTGGAAAGAGCCGATCGGTGTTTGTGCGGCAATCACGCCTTGGAATTTGCCGATGGTCATTGCAACGTGGAAGATTGCTCCGGCGCTCGCGATGGGCAATACCGTCGTAATCAAGCCGGCCAGTTATACGCCGCTGTCCACCCTGAAACTGGCCGAACTCATTTCAAAAGTTGTGCCGCCTGGCGTCATCAACGTTGTGACCGGTTCAGGTGCAGAGGTGGGTGAAGCGCTTGTCGAGCATCCGCAGGTTGATAAGATCGCCTTTACCGGGTCCACCGAGGTCGGACGCAGAATCATGGGACTTGCTGCAGGAACAGTCAAAAATACAACACTGGAGCTGGGCGGCAAATCACCGAACATCATTCTGGAAGATGCCGATTTGAACCTCACCCTGCCTGGGAGCCTGTTCGGTGTATTTCTTCATTCCGGGCAGCTGTGTGAATCCGGTACCCGCCTGTTTGTACCGGATAAACTGCATGATCAGGTTGTTGAGCAGCTGACAGCGCTCACCGGTAAGCTGAAAGCAGGCAATCCGCTTGATCAAGCGACGGATATCGGTCCGGTCATTTCCAGGAAACAAAAAGAGGCGATCCTTTCCTATATAAAAGCAGGCAAAGAGGAAGGGGCGACGCTCGTTTGCGGCGGAAAAGAAATAGCGGTTCCGGGCTGTGAAGAAGGGCACTTCATCGAGCCGACCATTTTCACGAATGTGACCAATGATATGAAAATTGCCAGGGAAGAGATATTTGGGCCGGTACTTTCCATCATCCGCTATTCAGAAGTGGAGGAAGCGATTGAAATGGCGAACGACAGTATCTATGGCCTTGCTGCCGGAGTCTGGACGAAAGATATAAACAAAGCTTACGAGATTGCCAGAAAACTTCAGGCTGGCGTCGTCTGGATCAATGACTGGCATATGCTCAGGAGTGACGCGCCGTTCGGAGGGTATAAGCAGAGCGGCATTGGCCGGGAAATGGGGAAGCATTCCCTTGATGCCTATACTCAGACAAAGCATGTCCATACTTCCATGGTTCCGGAGCTTCATAAACGGCCGTGGTACGGCATTCTTTTTTCAGAATAA
- a CDS encoding MaoC family dehydratase N-terminal domain-containing protein, with protein MFEEYIGKTSQKVKNMVERGAVKKFAEAVGDEHPIYLDEEIGKSSRYGRNIAPPTFPRVFDYGKIEGLNLPNKGLIHGEQIYHYERPLLVGEEILCYSKVEDYYERSGNSGRMGFLVLSSNGEDLAGNPIFTSKQVVIITEAVRKVLTV; from the coding sequence ATGTTTGAAGAATATATCGGCAAGACTTCACAAAAAGTGAAAAACATGGTCGAGAGAGGCGCGGTCAAGAAATTCGCAGAAGCTGTCGGTGATGAGCATCCGATTTATTTGGATGAGGAGATCGGAAAATCGTCTCGTTACGGACGTAATATCGCGCCGCCGACTTTTCCGAGAGTTTTTGATTACGGCAAAATTGAAGGGTTAAATCTCCCGAATAAAGGTTTGATCCACGGAGAGCAAATCTATCATTACGAACGGCCGCTTTTGGTGGGAGAGGAAATCCTCTGCTACTCAAAAGTGGAAGATTACTATGAAAGATCGGGCAATTCGGGACGTATGGGCTTTCTCGTTCTATCATCCAACGGCGAGGATCTGGCCGGCAATCCGATTTTCACATCCAAACAGGTTGTCATCATCACGGAAGCGGTAAGGAAGGTGTTGACTGTATGA
- a CDS encoding R2-like ligand-binding oxidase has protein sequence MKQRTILTTSHRGLQEDSFPYRLYQKAKRVGTWNPEDIDFSKDASDWQALNEKQQEDILRLISQFQAGEEAVTLDLLPLMMAVAKEGRLEEEMFLTTFLFEEAKHTEFFRRVLNAIGASGDLSHFHTETYKTIFYDILPASMERLVSDQSPEAIAEASTVYNMFVEGVLAETGYYSFYQSLEAAGLMPGLLEGIGNLKRDESRHIGYGTFLLQRLICEHPHLYEIVEKKMQELTPLAMKINEEGIAGRKVSSFGGDPALTTAFTQKQLSIRMEVLARARGKKIEEIYKSAETELEVI, from the coding sequence ATGAAGCAAAGGACAATTTTAACGACAAGCCACCGGGGGCTGCAGGAGGATTCTTTCCCGTACCGGCTTTACCAGAAAGCAAAACGGGTTGGGACATGGAATCCGGAAGACATCGATTTCAGTAAGGATGCCAGCGACTGGCAAGCGCTGAATGAGAAACAGCAGGAGGATATTCTGCGGCTGATATCACAGTTTCAAGCCGGGGAAGAAGCGGTGACGCTCGATTTGCTTCCGCTGATGATGGCGGTTGCAAAAGAGGGCCGCCTTGAGGAAGAAATGTTTTTGACGACTTTTCTATTCGAGGAAGCGAAGCATACCGAATTTTTCCGGCGTGTGCTGAATGCGATCGGAGCGAGCGGTGATTTGTCCCATTTTCATACTGAAACCTATAAAACGATCTTCTACGATATTTTGCCCGCCTCGATGGAACGGCTCGTATCCGACCAGTCACCGGAGGCGATCGCCGAAGCCTCAACGGTATATAACATGTTTGTTGAAGGGGTGCTTGCCGAGACGGGGTACTACTCTTTTTACCAGTCCCTTGAAGCTGCCGGCTTGATGCCAGGTCTGCTTGAAGGGATCGGGAACTTGAAACGGGATGAATCAAGGCATATCGGCTACGGGACATTCCTGCTGCAGCGGCTGATCTGCGAACATCCGCACCTGTATGAAATCGTCGAGAAAAAAATGCAAGAACTTACGCCGCTTGCGATGAAAATAAATGAGGAAGGGATAGCCGGGCGGAAAGTGAGTTCTTTTGGCGGAGATCCGGCGCTGACAACGGCATTCACACAAAAGCAGTTGTCCATCCGGATGGAAGTGCTGGCGCGGGCGAGAGGGAAGAAGATTGAAGAAATCTACAAATCTGCGGAAACCGAGTTGGAAGTCATTTAG
- a CDS encoding MBL fold metallo-hydrolase translates to MEIIPLQLETPFAEGDVNAFLAVGKTVTLIDTGNPGVESFQKLKSRLYSSGFRFEDLDCIILTHIHIDHSGGLARIQKETDLPVYVHEAAEQHITGGYEEFERSESFFHAFMEEAGADPALHRPRRRFYGEQWRNVNYLKDGDEVFIAGEPFETVHVPGHSQSDILLWNRESGTAFSGDHLIGDFSVNAFVEPMPGRKERPKTLLQYRQSLKRIFGLPLKTIYPGHGEVFTNHTGVIAARLKEQEKRCRQIMNIIGEKEKTIYEICLEMYPRLKGKTIFLGLSQIQGHLDLLEERGDVLSNSSDRAVKYRTACTEKANLANASENHGQVDFHAEESCE, encoded by the coding sequence GTGGAAATCATTCCGCTGCAACTGGAGACTCCATTTGCCGAAGGCGATGTAAATGCGTTCCTTGCCGTCGGAAAGACGGTTACCCTCATCGATACAGGTAACCCGGGAGTGGAATCCTTCCAAAAGCTGAAGTCGCGGCTTTACAGCAGCGGATTTCGTTTTGAAGATTTGGATTGTATCATCTTGACTCACATACACATTGACCATTCGGGCGGACTTGCCCGCATCCAGAAGGAAACGGACTTACCTGTTTATGTCCATGAAGCCGCCGAACAACATATAACTGGCGGTTATGAGGAATTCGAGCGGAGCGAATCGTTCTTTCACGCGTTTATGGAAGAGGCCGGGGCAGATCCGGCATTACACAGGCCCCGGAGGAGATTTTATGGCGAGCAATGGCGGAATGTCAATTATCTCAAGGATGGTGATGAAGTTTTTATTGCCGGGGAACCTTTTGAAACGGTCCATGTTCCCGGACACAGTCAGAGTGATATCCTTTTATGGAATCGGGAAAGCGGCACAGCTTTCTCGGGTGATCATTTGATTGGTGATTTTTCCGTGAACGCTTTCGTGGAGCCTATGCCAGGCAGAAAAGAAAGACCGAAAACATTGCTTCAGTACCGGCAATCGCTGAAGCGCATTTTCGGACTGCCTTTGAAAACCATCTACCCTGGACATGGGGAGGTATTCACCAATCATACAGGCGTCATTGCGGCAAGGCTTAAGGAACAGGAGAAACGCTGCCGGCAAATTATGAACATCATTGGTGAGAAGGAAAAGACGATTTACGAAATTTGCCTGGAAATGTATCCCCGATTAAAAGGAAAGACGATATTTCTTGGACTTTCGCAAATCCAGGGGCATCTCGACCTTCTGGAAGAACGGGGCGACGTTCTGTCAAACAGTTCAGATAGGGCTGTTAAATACCGGACCGCGTGTACGGAGAAAGCTAACCTGGCCAATGCGAGCGAAAATCATGGACAGGTTGATTTTCATGCAGAAGAATCCTGTGAGTAA